Proteins encoded by one window of Halomonas sp. SH5A2:
- a CDS encoding O-methyltransferase, which produces MNESLQALLVELEQFGQDNDTAIADRPRRMLNITRDTGEFLSVLVQATSAKRVLEIGTSNGYSTLWLAQAAQNIGGHVTTIEQSEFKLELAANNFERSGLSAVITQLRGEAGSLLETMHDENCDLIFLDSKRSEYLAWWPTIKRLLRKGGLLVVDNATSHADEMAAFMALVAANSDVTTCTVPVGNGQFLATLSGYD; this is translated from the coding sequence GTGAACGAGTCATTACAAGCGTTATTAGTCGAATTAGAGCAATTTGGTCAAGATAACGACACCGCTATCGCTGACCGTCCTCGGCGAATGCTGAATATTACCCGCGATACCGGGGAGTTTCTTTCAGTGCTGGTTCAGGCAACCAGCGCAAAGCGTGTGCTTGAGATTGGCACTTCTAACGGATACTCCACCTTGTGGCTGGCTCAAGCGGCGCAAAATATTGGCGGGCATGTTACGACAATTGAGCAATCTGAGTTCAAGCTTGAACTAGCCGCCAATAACTTTGAGCGCTCTGGTCTTTCTGCGGTTATCACTCAGCTCCGCGGGGAGGCGGGCAGTCTGCTTGAAACCATGCATGATGAAAACTGTGATCTTATCTTTCTAGACTCCAAACGCTCGGAGTATCTGGCCTGGTGGCCCACCATCAAACGTTTATTACGCAAGGGCGGGCTGCTCGTCGTCGATAATGCCACCTCTCATGCAGATGAAATGGCGGCTTTTATGGCGCTGGTTGCGGCAAACTCTGATGTCACTACCTGCACAGTACCCGTCGGGAACGGGCAGTTTTTGGCAACGCTGTCAGGCTATGACTAA
- a CDS encoding AraC family transcriptional regulator, which produces MTVKSDAVVYSKIVEWLYQLAPHEGYTQSLLDGIRFMRSNRPLKNTSVLYEPSIVIICQGRKRGYLGDEVYIYDAQHYLVLSVPLPFTSETEASPEEPMLGIAIRLDAVVIADLLTMLEASGGRALEVPRGMLSTPLEEPLADATLRLLSALSSPTEAHILAPFIVREICYRVLTGVQGGNVRSALSHYGQFGKIAKALNRIHAHYADPLEVASLASEAGMSAPAFYVHFKAVTQTSPIQYIKSTRLHHARLLMIRDGVTAAAAASRVGYESPSQFSREFKRFFGRPPAEEVRTMKASLDLLPPTHLVDIAVSH; this is translated from the coding sequence ATGACAGTGAAGAGCGATGCTGTGGTTTACAGTAAGATCGTCGAGTGGCTATACCAACTGGCACCTCACGAAGGCTATACCCAGTCGCTATTGGATGGCATACGTTTTATGCGCTCTAACCGCCCACTGAAAAATACCTCGGTGCTTTACGAACCGAGTATTGTCATCATTTGCCAGGGCCGAAAGCGTGGCTATTTGGGTGATGAGGTGTATATCTACGATGCACAGCACTACTTGGTGTTATCGGTGCCCCTGCCATTTACCTCGGAAACAGAAGCCAGCCCTGAAGAGCCAATGTTGGGAATTGCGATCCGCCTGGATGCCGTGGTGATCGCTGATTTGTTGACGATGCTGGAGGCATCAGGGGGGCGGGCATTAGAGGTGCCGCGTGGGATGCTCTCCACCCCACTGGAAGAGCCGCTGGCTGATGCAACGTTGCGGCTGCTTAGTGCGCTTTCCTCCCCAACGGAAGCGCATATACTCGCTCCTTTTATCGTCAGGGAAATCTGCTATCGAGTATTGACGGGAGTGCAGGGAGGCAATGTTCGATCAGCACTCTCCCATTATGGCCAATTTGGCAAAATCGCTAAGGCGCTGAACCGTATTCATGCCCACTATGCCGATCCGCTGGAAGTCGCCAGTCTGGCCAGTGAAGCAGGCATGAGCGCCCCAGCCTTTTACGTTCACTTTAAGGCGGTCACCCAGACATCGCCCATCCAGTACATTAAATCGACCCGTTTACATCATGCGCGGCTGTTAATGATACGTGATGGGGTGACGGCAGCCGCCGCCGCTAGCCGGGTCGGCTATGAAAGCCCCTCCCAGTTTAGCCGCGAATTTAAGCGTTTCTTTGGCCGCCCGCCAGCGGAAGAGGTGCGCACTATGAAAGCAAGCCTTGATTTATTGCCGCCGACTCACCTGGTCGATATTGCTGTTTCACACTGA
- a CDS encoding SDR family oxidoreductase, which translates to MTALSAPSSKVVLLTGASSGIGESTARWLAGQGHRLIIGARRTDRLEALTHSLCAEGGSVDFQALDVTNLNDVQAFADFALNAHGRIDVIINNAGVMPLSPLAALKVDEWNRMIDVNIRGVLNGIAAVLPTMQAQKSGQVINISSIGGLTVMPTAAVYCATKYAVRAISDGLRQETDNIRVTCVYPGVVESELANTITDAETAKAIDLFRQTALKPEAIAAAIAHAINQPDDVDTSDIVVRPTASQ; encoded by the coding sequence ATGACTGCGTTATCAGCCCCATCATCTAAAGTTGTTTTATTAACCGGAGCCAGCAGCGGTATCGGTGAAAGCACTGCCCGCTGGCTTGCTGGTCAAGGGCACCGCTTGATCATTGGTGCACGCCGCACCGACCGGCTCGAAGCATTGACCCACTCCCTGTGCGCAGAAGGTGGCTCAGTGGATTTTCAAGCACTGGATGTCACTAACCTTAATGACGTGCAGGCGTTTGCGGATTTCGCGCTCAATGCCCATGGCCGCATTGATGTAATCATCAACAACGCTGGCGTGATGCCACTCTCCCCTTTAGCAGCGCTCAAGGTTGATGAGTGGAATCGCATGATCGACGTCAATATTCGCGGTGTACTCAATGGCATTGCGGCGGTTCTGCCGACGATGCAGGCCCAGAAAAGCGGTCAGGTGATCAACATTTCTTCCATCGGCGGCCTCACTGTTATGCCCACCGCCGCCGTTTATTGCGCTACCAAGTATGCGGTACGCGCTATTTCCGATGGACTACGTCAGGAAACCGACAATATCCGCGTGACCTGTGTTTACCCAGGTGTGGTGGAATCGGAACTGGCCAACACCATCACCGACGCTGAAACCGCAAAAGCGATCGACCTTTTCCGCCAGACTGCCCTCAAGCCCGAAGCAATCGCCGCTGCCATAGCCCATGCCATCAACCAGCCCGATGACGTCGACACCAGCGACATCGTAGTGCGGCCCACCGCCAGCCAATAA
- a CDS encoding LysR substrate-binding domain-containing protein, protein MSHRRLPSLSALRAFEAAARHESAKQAALELSVTATAISHQVRGLEESLGVSLFVRKPRQLELTSQGRELLQVLEGAFDSISQVVERLSAVPVRQTITLSTTPAVAVRWLLPWVCLLRDSHPDIDLRIHASHEPVTLGGVTADIAIRYGDGRWPGLVAEKLFDNTFVPTCSPRLGLHDIAKLPLHPLIHFRPQGEVSAPLNWSLWQKHAKVPGLDVSAGLVFSDETHAISAAVGEQGVALMSRQLIKDELEEGRLVQPFGPELVGKPFFLVYPESRQHDPTILAIREWVKSVPGGLYTQSH, encoded by the coding sequence ATGAGTCATCGTCGGTTACCCTCACTTTCGGCACTTCGAGCTTTTGAGGCGGCTGCCCGCCATGAGAGCGCCAAGCAGGCGGCGCTAGAGCTGTCAGTTACCGCCACTGCCATCAGTCACCAGGTTCGAGGGCTAGAAGAGTCGCTGGGCGTTTCTCTGTTTGTGCGTAAACCCCGCCAGTTGGAGCTGACTTCCCAGGGTCGCGAGCTGCTGCAGGTGTTGGAAGGCGCGTTTGACAGCATCAGTCAGGTGGTCGAACGGCTAAGCGCTGTGCCCGTTCGCCAAACCATTACGCTTTCCACGACACCAGCGGTCGCGGTGCGCTGGTTGCTGCCCTGGGTTTGCCTGCTGCGCGACTCGCATCCAGACATTGATTTGCGTATTCATGCGTCTCACGAGCCCGTAACGCTAGGTGGGGTAACGGCAGACATTGCCATTCGCTATGGCGATGGCCGTTGGCCGGGGTTGGTAGCGGAGAAACTTTTTGATAACACCTTTGTCCCGACCTGTAGCCCACGCCTTGGCCTGCACGATATAGCAAAGCTGCCTCTGCACCCGTTGATTCATTTTCGCCCTCAGGGAGAAGTGTCTGCGCCACTGAATTGGAGCCTCTGGCAGAAACACGCAAAGGTGCCGGGGTTGGATGTTAGTGCCGGGCTGGTATTTTCCGACGAGACCCACGCTATTTCTGCCGCCGTTGGTGAGCAGGGCGTAGCGCTGATGAGCCGTCAGTTGATTAAGGATGAATTAGAGGAAGGGCGCTTAGTACAACCGTTCGGCCCGGAATTGGTAGGCAAGCCGTTCTTTTTGGTCTACCCGGAAAGTCGCCAGCACGATCCGACGATTCTGGCTATACGCGAGTGGGTGAAGTCGGTGCCAGGTGGGTTGTATACGCAATCGCACTGA
- a CDS encoding DNA topoisomerase III, giving the protein MRLIIAEKPSLARAIAEALPGSAKRQDGAISCGDTTVTWCLGHLLEQAAPEAYDPADKQWRLDRLPIVPQQWKLMPRSKARGQLAVIRKLIKQANEVVHAGDPDREGQLLVQEVIDYMKYRGPVQRLLISDLNKPAVSRALAKLRSNADYQPLFQAAQARARADWLYGINLTRAWTLTGRQAGHDGVLSVGRVQTPVLGLIVRRDNAIRDFVPHPFYPLWVDLKVAQGQLHAWWAPKKHQPLDDQGRLIDRTPADSLAAQLPGASGQLTKLDQQEKRQAPPLPYSLSALQVDSARRHGLSAQVVLDICQQLYEQHKLITYPRSDCRYLPEEHLPLAQRSLSGACQNDETLHQWLKGADFSLRSKAWNDKQVGAHHAIAPSGKPADFSQLSTTEGHVFRLIVRNVMAQFYRPLRTFEVKAEFSLLNEAFRARGQSILDPGWKPLFTTRDESPPLPPLTQGEACQALGAGVEEKETRPPEPFTDASLIKAMMNIGRYVDDPAVRRTLRDTDGLGTEATRAGIIETLVQRGYLVRQQKALRATKLGSALIAALPEAVSTPERTALWEQRLRAISERQDDANAFQQALLDDLRGLLSHSDATKLRNSLQTAQGEAGGPAKRTSKPRKRRGNVKRKPAKQDS; this is encoded by the coding sequence ATGCGCTTGATTATCGCCGAAAAACCCAGCCTTGCCCGGGCGATTGCCGAGGCGCTCCCCGGCAGCGCCAAGCGCCAGGATGGCGCGATCAGTTGTGGCGATACCACGGTCACCTGGTGCCTGGGCCACCTGCTGGAACAGGCGGCACCGGAAGCCTACGACCCCGCTGATAAACAGTGGCGATTGGACCGACTGCCCATTGTGCCGCAGCAGTGGAAACTGATGCCGCGCTCAAAAGCGCGCGGACAATTGGCGGTGATTCGAAAGCTGATCAAACAGGCCAACGAGGTCGTTCACGCCGGTGACCCGGATCGCGAAGGCCAGTTGCTGGTACAGGAAGTGATCGACTATATGAAGTATCGCGGCCCGGTACAGCGGCTGCTGATCAGCGATCTCAACAAGCCTGCAGTAAGCCGCGCGCTGGCCAAGCTGCGCTCCAACGCTGACTACCAGCCCCTGTTCCAGGCGGCCCAGGCACGCGCCCGTGCCGACTGGCTGTATGGCATCAACCTGACCCGCGCCTGGACGCTCACCGGCCGCCAGGCGGGCCACGACGGCGTGCTTTCCGTAGGTCGCGTACAAACCCCGGTGCTGGGTTTAATCGTGCGTCGCGACAACGCCATTCGAGATTTTGTGCCCCACCCGTTTTACCCCTTGTGGGTGGATCTCAAGGTCGCCCAGGGCCAGCTTCACGCCTGGTGGGCACCCAAGAAACACCAGCCGCTTGATGATCAGGGGCGCTTGATTGACCGCACGCCGGCTGATTCTTTAGCGGCTCAATTACCCGGTGCTTCCGGTCAACTGACCAAACTCGACCAGCAGGAAAAACGCCAGGCACCGCCGCTGCCCTACTCGCTCTCTGCCCTTCAGGTAGACTCCGCCCGCCGTCACGGGCTTTCCGCGCAGGTGGTGCTGGATATTTGCCAGCAGCTATACGAGCAGCACAAGTTGATTACATACCCACGATCGGACTGCCGCTACCTGCCCGAAGAGCACCTTCCGCTGGCCCAGCGCAGCCTGAGCGGCGCCTGCCAGAACGATGAAACCCTTCACCAGTGGCTGAAAGGCGCGGACTTCTCGCTACGTTCCAAGGCCTGGAACGACAAGCAGGTAGGTGCCCACCACGCCATCGCACCCAGCGGCAAACCGGCAGATTTCAGCCAGCTCTCTACGACCGAAGGGCATGTCTTTCGACTGATCGTGCGCAACGTGATGGCCCAGTTTTACCGCCCGCTGCGCACCTTTGAGGTAAAGGCCGAGTTTTCGCTGCTTAATGAAGCCTTCCGCGCTCGCGGCCAAAGCATTCTCGACCCCGGCTGGAAACCGCTATTCACTACCCGCGATGAAAGCCCGCCGCTGCCGCCGCTCACCCAAGGGGAAGCCTGCCAAGCGCTTGGCGCAGGCGTTGAGGAGAAGGAAACCCGCCCGCCGGAACCCTTCACCGATGCCAGCCTGATCAAGGCAATGATGAACATCGGCCGCTACGTGGACGACCCAGCCGTGCGGCGCACCCTGCGCGACACCGACGGCCTGGGCACCGAAGCCACCCGCGCAGGTATTATTGAAACCCTGGTACAGCGCGGCTACCTGGTACGCCAGCAAAAGGCCCTGCGCGCCACCAAGCTCGGCAGCGCCCTGATCGCCGCCCTGCCTGAAGCGGTCAGCACTCCCGAACGCACCGCACTTTGGGAACAGCGCCTACGCGCTATTTCCGAACGGCAGGACGACGCCAACGCCTTTCAGCAGGCGTTACTGGATGACTTGCGCGGCCTGCTCAGCCATAGCGACGCCACCAAGTTACGCAACAGCCTGCAAACGGCACAAGGCGAAGCCGGTGGCCCGGCGAAGCGCACAAGCAAGCCGAGAAAACGTAGAGGGAACGTGAAACGCAAACCTGCCAAGCAAGACTCATAG
- a CDS encoding type IV toxin-antitoxin system AbiEi family antitoxin domain-containing protein, whose product MSDTDSTLSPRAQLQTLFRQHGGQLRLSEALARGFSRYQFYQLRDEGLIEPVSRGLYRLVDLPPTENPDLVAAATRFPHAVLCLISALDWHSMTTQIPHQVHLAVERDARLPVLDYPPVAGYRFSGQAFSEGVEKVEVDGVTLQVYNPEKTLADCFKFRNRIRMDVVLEALELYRTRKTFLPGKLMKYANICRVAKVMAPYVEAKL is encoded by the coding sequence TTGTCTGACACTGACTCTACCCTATCCCCCAGGGCGCAACTCCAGACCCTTTTCCGCCAGCACGGCGGCCAACTTCGCCTGAGCGAGGCCCTGGCTCGGGGTTTCAGCCGGTACCAGTTCTATCAACTCCGGGATGAAGGGCTGATAGAACCAGTCAGCCGCGGCCTGTACCGGCTGGTGGATCTGCCGCCCACTGAAAACCCGGACCTTGTCGCCGCCGCCACCCGATTTCCCCATGCGGTGCTCTGCCTGATTTCCGCGCTAGACTGGCACAGCATGACCACGCAGATTCCCCATCAAGTACACCTTGCGGTGGAGCGGGATGCCCGCCTGCCGGTTTTGGACTATCCGCCGGTGGCCGGTTACCGGTTCTCTGGGCAGGCCTTCAGTGAAGGTGTTGAGAAGGTAGAGGTGGACGGCGTTACGCTACAGGTTTACAACCCGGAGAAAACCCTGGCGGACTGCTTCAAGTTCCGTAACCGTATCCGCATGGATGTGGTGCTGGAGGCCCTGGAACTTTACCGCACCCGCAAAACCTTCCTGCCTGGGAAGCTGATGAAATACGCCAATATCTGTCGCGTCGCCAAGGTCATGGCGCCTTATGTGGAAGCTAAGCTGTGA
- a CDS encoding MgtC/SapB family protein has product MELIRSVVISEFSDFNDLSELIVLIVRLLMAALLGGLLGLEREQSGKAAGIRTHMLVCMGAALFILIPQQAGISDSEMSRVIQGVIAGIGFLCAGSIITGKDDQAATGLTTAAGIWFTAAIGIAVGLGREQTAVLCTLLAWLVLYVVPFFSGSIRKKKAAYLKPNKDNASFK; this is encoded by the coding sequence ATGGAATTGATCCGCAGTGTCGTTATTTCTGAGTTTTCGGATTTTAATGATTTAAGTGAGCTTATTGTTTTAATAGTTCGGTTGCTGATGGCTGCCCTTCTAGGTGGGTTATTGGGCCTTGAGCGTGAACAGAGCGGCAAGGCGGCTGGAATACGTACCCATATGCTTGTTTGCATGGGTGCTGCGCTATTTATATTAATTCCCCAGCAAGCAGGTATTTCTGATTCGGAGATGAGTCGAGTTATTCAAGGTGTTATTGCCGGGATCGGCTTTCTGTGTGCCGGAAGTATCATCACCGGGAAGGATGATCAGGCTGCAACGGGGCTTACCACAGCAGCGGGCATTTGGTTCACGGCGGCCATAGGCATAGCGGTTGGCCTGGGGCGTGAGCAGACTGCGGTATTGTGCACACTTTTAGCTTGGCTGGTGCTTTACGTAGTGCCTTTTTTTTCAGGCTCAATACGCAAGAAAAAAGCTGCATATTTAAAGCCAAATAAAGATAATGCTAGCTTTAAATGA
- a CDS encoding Atu4866 domain-containing protein — translation MADHPYIGIWVTKDGQIRHELSADNRYEEARGKRESAYQGHYQVTGNYIEYWDDTGFTADGEFIDGVLYHAGMVLYRKE, via the coding sequence ATGGCGGACCACCCGTATATTGGAATATGGGTCACTAAAGATGGGCAAATTCGTCATGAACTTTCAGCCGATAATCGTTACGAAGAGGCCCGCGGTAAGCGTGAAAGCGCTTACCAAGGGCACTATCAGGTGACGGGTAACTATATCGAATACTGGGACGACACCGGCTTTACTGCAGATGGCGAGTTTATAGATGGCGTACTGTATCACGCCGGTATGGTGTTATATCGCAAGGAGTAA
- a CDS encoding MgtC/SapB family protein — MQAISDIIISEFSEFNDVGELVIVVVRLLLAAVLGGLLGLEREQRGKPAGIRTHMLVCMGAALFIFIPEQAGISDSEMSRVIQGVIAGIGFLCAGTIITRQDEQATSGLTTAAGIWLTAAIGVAVGLGREQTAVLCTLLAWMVLYVVPFFSRPISKKKASTSEDDDDNSDA; from the coding sequence GTGCAGGCTATTAGTGACATCATAATCTCCGAGTTTTCGGAATTTAACGATGTGGGTGAGCTTGTCATTGTGGTAGTACGGCTACTACTGGCGGCTGTTCTCGGTGGCCTGTTGGGGCTCGAGCGAGAGCAGCGAGGCAAGCCGGCCGGTATACGGACGCATATGCTGGTCTGCATGGGCGCTGCTTTATTCATCTTTATCCCTGAGCAAGCGGGTATTTCGGATTCAGAGATGAGTCGTGTCATTCAAGGTGTGATTGCAGGCATCGGTTTTCTGTGTGCCGGCACTATCATTACCCGACAAGATGAGCAGGCGACGTCAGGGCTCACCACGGCAGCTGGCATTTGGCTGACGGCCGCCATCGGGGTAGCCGTTGGTCTTGGGCGTGAGCAGACAGCCGTTTTGTGTACGCTGCTGGCCTGGATGGTGCTTTACGTGGTGCCTTTCTTTTCGCGCCCCATCAGCAAGAAAAAAGCTTCAACCTCTGAGGATGATGACGATAATTCTGATGCTTGA
- a CDS encoding DUF2784 domain-containing protein: MVISKQWLLLLLADAVLILHVLFVAFVVLGLLAIYAGYFLKWQWVRHRVFRIVHLCAIGYVVGQTWLGMICPLTTWEMALRAEAGAATYAGSFIQHWLHSLLYYSAPDWVFGVVYSVFGGLVLASWWVVRPNKWAR; encoded by the coding sequence ATGGTGATATCTAAACAGTGGCTATTGCTGTTGCTGGCAGATGCAGTCCTGATTCTCCACGTGCTGTTTGTCGCCTTCGTGGTATTGGGCCTGTTGGCTATTTACGCAGGGTATTTCCTGAAATGGCAGTGGGTGCGTCATCGCGTTTTTCGCATCGTGCACTTATGCGCCATCGGCTACGTAGTGGGGCAAACCTGGCTGGGAATGATCTGCCCGCTGACGACCTGGGAAATGGCGCTCAGAGCCGAAGCGGGGGCGGCCACTTATGCTGGATCTTTTATTCAGCATTGGCTGCATAGCCTGCTTTACTACAGCGCGCCGGACTGGGTGTTTGGTGTGGTTTACAGCGTATTTGGCGGCTTAGTGCTGGCGAGCTGGTGGGTGGTGCGGCCGAATAAATGGGCTCGCTGA
- a CDS encoding LysE family translocator — protein MFEYTVLHWMTFLSAAVLLNLSPGPDIAYILGQTLRSGRRHGVAAMFGIWTGAALHVVMAAVGLSAILATSALAFSIVKWVGAAYLIWLGVKMLLSRGDQFIAAEKQRPKRLSSVYWQGMLVSALNPKVAVFFLAFLPQFIVEGAGPAEAQLLLHGSLIIVVAAVIEPPLVLAGAKLGAFLKSKPRVGLWMDRSLGALFVALGARLAASAK, from the coding sequence GTGTTTGAGTACACAGTGCTTCACTGGATGACTTTTCTTTCCGCGGCGGTGCTGCTGAACCTTTCTCCAGGGCCAGATATTGCTTATATATTGGGGCAAACATTGCGCAGTGGACGACGTCATGGTGTTGCCGCCATGTTTGGGATTTGGACGGGTGCCGCGCTGCATGTAGTGATGGCCGCCGTTGGCCTTTCGGCCATTCTAGCTACATCTGCGTTAGCTTTTTCGATTGTTAAATGGGTGGGGGCGGCCTACCTGATATGGCTGGGCGTTAAAATGCTGCTCTCACGGGGCGATCAATTTATTGCAGCAGAAAAGCAGCGCCCTAAGCGCCTATCTTCGGTTTATTGGCAGGGAATGCTGGTGTCAGCGCTAAACCCCAAAGTGGCCGTATTCTTCCTGGCGTTTCTGCCGCAATTTATCGTCGAGGGTGCTGGCCCTGCCGAGGCACAGCTTTTATTGCATGGCAGCTTGATTATCGTGGTCGCTGCGGTAATAGAACCTCCTTTGGTACTGGCGGGCGCTAAGCTAGGTGCTTTTCTGAAAAGCAAACCCCGCGTTGGTTTATGGATGGATAGAAGTCTAGGAGCGCTGTTTGTGGCTTTAGGTGCACGGCTCGCCGCTAGTGCTAAATAG
- a CDS encoding S8 family serine peptidase: MAKKPQGSDSSASGQSESLNSVSCGTEKLLLAALERGGSCLETGRFLISYRKGRVEEGIKALKAQNFRVADARDFADQAVSLEDTGDAEALVFPELGVALVGGDALEQHGMSVLDEISAQSPIEIIEPEYFAFSEGSDFKNSDSRNADYLRGFLRAASTIARDLGVELDSDEREESRETDALEVTWGLARCKVPQSRWSGAGIKVAVLDTGMDLGHPDFAGREFVTRSFVGEPVQDLNGHGTHCIGTACGPKVPSESTSRYGIAFDSQVLVGKVLTNSGSSTGAGVLAGLNWAIANRCEVISMSLGSQSPVQAAYTHAGEAALRNGCLIIAAAGNSSASTGAPANSPTVMSVASLDPNLKLSRFSNHGKIEIAAPGRDIFSSWPRPTRHKTISGTSMAAPHVAGCAALWAQSDASLRGMKLWQQLVASVKGLPSPESHVGAGLVQAP, translated from the coding sequence ATGGCTAAAAAACCTCAAGGAAGCGACAGCTCGGCTTCCGGCCAGAGCGAGTCACTTAACTCGGTTTCCTGCGGCACCGAGAAACTCCTGCTGGCCGCGCTGGAGCGTGGCGGTAGCTGCCTTGAAACGGGGCGCTTTCTTATCAGTTACCGTAAGGGAAGAGTAGAAGAAGGCATTAAGGCGCTGAAGGCCCAGAACTTTCGGGTGGCCGATGCCCGTGATTTTGCCGATCAGGCGGTCAGCCTGGAAGACACTGGGGATGCCGAGGCGTTGGTGTTCCCGGAGCTGGGTGTAGCGCTGGTTGGCGGTGACGCCTTAGAACAGCACGGGATGAGCGTTTTGGACGAGATTTCAGCGCAAAGCCCGATAGAAATCATTGAGCCCGAATATTTTGCGTTTTCTGAAGGCTCTGATTTTAAAAACTCTGATTCTAGAAACGCCGACTACCTGCGGGGCTTTTTGCGGGCAGCAAGTACCATTGCGCGCGACCTCGGCGTTGAACTTGATAGTGACGAGCGCGAAGAATCGCGTGAGACAGACGCACTTGAGGTGACTTGGGGGCTGGCTCGGTGCAAGGTGCCGCAAAGCCGTTGGAGTGGCGCTGGCATTAAAGTCGCCGTGCTTGATACCGGCATGGATCTTGGTCACCCGGATTTCGCTGGCAGGGAGTTTGTTACCCGATCTTTCGTCGGGGAGCCGGTTCAGGATCTCAATGGGCACGGCACGCACTGTATCGGTACGGCCTGTGGCCCAAAAGTGCCTTCTGAAAGTACGTCACGTTACGGTATCGCTTTCGATTCTCAGGTGTTGGTCGGCAAGGTGTTAACTAACTCAGGCAGCAGCACCGGGGCGGGCGTGCTCGCAGGCTTGAACTGGGCGATTGCCAATCGCTGCGAAGTGATCTCGATGTCGCTTGGCAGCCAGAGCCCGGTGCAAGCCGCTTATACCCATGCTGGCGAAGCGGCACTGCGTAATGGGTGCCTGATTATCGCTGCCGCAGGCAATTCCTCTGCAAGCACGGGCGCGCCGGCCAACTCGCCCACAGTGATGTCTGTGGCGTCTCTCGATCCGAACCTGAAGCTTTCCCGTTTTTCAAATCATGGCAAAATCGAGATTGCCGCTCCAGGACGCGATATCTTCTCTTCCTGGCCCCGGCCCACTCGCCATAAAACGATTAGTGGCACCAGCATGGCAGCGCCACATGTGGCAGGCTGTGCGGCCCTCTGGGCGCAGTCTGACGCCTCACTACGTGGAATGAAGCTGTGGCAACAGTTGGTGGCTTCGGTGAAAGGGCTGCCATCGCCTGAATCCCACGTTGGTGCGGGGTTGGTACAAGCACCCTAG
- a CDS encoding FMN-dependent NADH-azoreductase, translating to MTHLFVSQWQSKRPQDPITYRDIGQNPPSFISHDWIASAFTPEDQRELWMKEALAESDLLVDELIAADIVVIGAPLYNFGMPAALKAWIDQVIRLGRTMDFDDTNPIDTPIPKLTDRPRHAVILSARGSIGFEPGGEMAHMNHLEPNLATALGFIGITRLHYIAIEGQEAGGELLANSVAEAAGKVEALVDELQMSLETVSISEPA from the coding sequence TTGACCCACCTATTCGTCAGTCAGTGGCAATCAAAGCGACCGCAAGACCCGATCACCTATCGCGATATTGGCCAAAACCCGCCGTCTTTTATCAGCCACGACTGGATCGCGTCAGCATTTACGCCTGAAGACCAGCGAGAACTCTGGATGAAGGAAGCGTTGGCAGAAAGCGACTTATTGGTAGATGAATTAATTGCTGCTGATATTGTGGTGATTGGCGCGCCGCTCTATAACTTTGGCATGCCAGCCGCCCTCAAGGCGTGGATCGATCAAGTAATAAGGCTTGGCCGCACAATGGATTTCGATGACACCAATCCCATTGATACTCCTATCCCGAAGCTTACTGATCGGCCAAGGCATGCTGTCATTCTTAGCGCTAGAGGCAGTATCGGCTTTGAACCTGGTGGAGAAATGGCGCATATGAACCACCTGGAACCAAACCTCGCCACCGCGCTTGGCTTTATCGGCATTACCCGACTCCACTACATCGCCATAGAGGGGCAGGAAGCTGGCGGTGAGCTACTGGCAAACTCTGTTGCCGAGGCGGCAGGCAAGGTTGAAGCGCTGGTCGATGAACTGCAGATGTCGTTAGAGACCGTTTCGATATCCGAACCGGCCTAG